The proteins below come from a single Prochlorococcus marinus str. MIT 9215 genomic window:
- a CDS encoding bifunctional pantoate--beta-alanine ligase/(d)CMP kinase encodes MKKVIIRKTEEIENWKRNINNEINFIPTMGNLHNGHIKLISTAKNDNSNVNLVSIFINPLQFDNKLDLENYPKTIDNDIKISFSNGADAIFIPSNEDIYPPNNKNIKFLKAPIELSSALCGLNRIGHFDGVCTVVYRLLNLIKPKNLYLGEKDWQQLLILKNLVLKEKLNVAIKSIPTQRDFDGIPLSSRNVHLSKNERKLIRFFSSELLEAKKNFQQEKNINLNEIIKKLSAKKISIEYLEHLHPHTLQKARLEDNISLLAGAIRCGETRLIDHVFLMKRRPIIAIDGPAGSGKSTVTKLIAKKLKLLYLDTGAMYRALSWLLLKENIDYKKEKKLLNIFKDISIVFKSNTNSHQDVYVNNCCVTEEIRSQKISSIVSKISSIKEVRKFLVEEQRKIGESGGLVAEGRDIGTTVFPNAELKIFLTASIDERAKRRKSDKQSKDSQEIDLDTLKELIEKRDFEDSNREISPLIKANDAIEIISDGYTINEVVDKIIDLYNDKIPKETEIK; translated from the coding sequence GTGAAGAAAGTAATAATAAGAAAAACTGAAGAAATAGAAAATTGGAAGAGAAATATAAATAATGAAATTAACTTTATTCCAACAATGGGTAATCTTCATAATGGACATATAAAATTAATTTCAACAGCAAAAAATGACAATTCTAATGTTAATTTAGTAAGTATTTTTATTAATCCACTTCAATTCGATAACAAGTTAGACTTAGAGAATTACCCTAAAACAATTGATAATGATATAAAAATCTCCTTTTCAAATGGCGCGGATGCCATCTTCATCCCAAGTAATGAAGATATATATCCACCAAATAATAAAAATATTAAATTCCTAAAAGCTCCCATAGAATTATCTTCTGCATTATGTGGATTAAATCGAATTGGACATTTTGATGGCGTTTGTACAGTAGTTTATAGATTACTTAATCTCATCAAGCCTAAAAATCTTTACTTAGGAGAAAAAGATTGGCAACAACTTTTAATTTTAAAAAATCTTGTCCTAAAAGAAAAATTAAATGTTGCTATTAAATCTATTCCTACACAAAGAGATTTTGATGGAATTCCTTTAAGTTCACGTAATGTACATTTATCAAAAAACGAAAGGAAATTGATTAGGTTTTTTTCAAGTGAGTTATTAGAAGCAAAAAAAAATTTTCAACAAGAAAAAAATATCAATTTAAACGAAATAATTAAAAAGTTATCAGCAAAAAAAATTTCAATCGAATATTTAGAGCACTTACACCCTCATACCCTCCAAAAAGCAAGACTTGAGGATAATATTTCGTTACTGGCTGGTGCGATAAGATGTGGAGAGACAAGATTAATTGATCACGTTTTCCTAATGAAAAGAAGGCCGATTATTGCGATTGATGGTCCTGCAGGGTCAGGTAAAAGTACTGTAACAAAGTTAATAGCGAAGAAACTTAAACTTCTATATTTAGATACTGGCGCAATGTATAGGGCACTGAGTTGGCTTTTACTTAAAGAAAATATTGACTATAAAAAAGAAAAAAAATTACTGAATATTTTTAAAGATATATCTATTGTTTTCAAGTCAAATACAAATTCACATCAGGATGTTTATGTTAATAACTGCTGTGTTACTGAAGAAATTAGATCGCAAAAGATAAGTTCCATAGTTTCCAAAATCTCCTCAATAAAAGAAGTAAGAAAATTCTTAGTAGAAGAACAAAGAAAAATTGGAGAATCAGGCGGACTTGTAGCTGAGGGAAGAGATATAGGAACTACTGTTTTTCCTAATGCAGAACTTAAAATATTTTTAACTGCCAGCATCGATGAAAGAGCAAAAAGAAGGAAATCTGACAAACAAAGTAAAGACTCACAAGAAATAGATCTTGATACCCTAAAGGAACTTATAGAGAAAAGAGATTTTGAAGATTCTAATAGAGAAATTTCACCTCTAATAAAAGCAAATGACGCAATAGAAATTATTTCGGATGGATACACAATTAATGAAGTGGTGGATAAAATTATTGATCTTTATAATGACAAGATTCCTAAAGAAACTGAGATCAAATAA
- a CDS encoding low molecular weight protein-tyrosine-phosphatase — MKKISVLFVCLGNICRSPAAEAIFISQIEKKGLTDGFIVDSAGTGSWHIGKKADSRMRIAAERRDINILSRARQITSKDFDEFNYIIAMDDSNFRNIQDLKNRAASAGFASIKKIQDFRTVFNEKEVPDPYFGGDEGFDYVLDILEDSVNGFLESIS; from the coding sequence ATGAAAAAAATTTCTGTTCTTTTTGTATGTTTGGGAAATATTTGTAGGTCTCCTGCAGCAGAAGCTATCTTTATAAGTCAAATTGAAAAGAAGGGCTTGACCGATGGCTTTATTGTAGATTCTGCTGGAACTGGGAGCTGGCATATTGGGAAAAAAGCTGACTCTAGGATGAGAATTGCGGCAGAAAGAAGAGATATAAATATCTTAAGCAGGGCTCGTCAAATTACCAGCAAAGATTTTGACGAATTTAACTATATTATTGCGATGGACGATTCAAATTTTAGAAATATTCAAGATCTGAAAAATAGAGCAGCTTCAGCTGGTTTTGCATCAATTAAAAAAATACAAGATTTTAGAACAGTTTTTAATGAGAAAGAAGTTCCTGACCCCTATTTTGGAGGTGATGAAGGCTTCGATTATGTCCTAGATATTTTAGAAGACTCTGTGAACGGTTTTTTGGAAAGTATTTCTTGA
- a CDS encoding phycoerythrobilin:ferredoxin oxidoreductase has protein sequence MLIKDTIFYRPDWRWHIFLKYLTNNLSKYNCLEKIIPSEYSYKDSTYGSKKSKKNVNLCTWGVTHKKRIQFARAVCINSPKYSVLNFLIIPNTIYNVPFFGVDFVSLPNIYLLVLDFQPSLKIQNQYNNQLLEKLIKLKNHCHSSLPLAEEMSVDVARFFSPGAIWSKLPKEERSDFLIANQLYTSFKEYLDLYLEILFESKEVNIDLQKELINGQNNYLNYRRDNDPARPMLSSLFGKEFTESLIKEVLFTT, from the coding sequence ATGTTAATAAAAGATACTATTTTTTACAGGCCAGATTGGAGATGGCATATTTTTTTAAAATATTTAACAAATAATTTAAGTAAATATAACTGTTTAGAAAAAATAATACCCTCAGAATATTCTTATAAAGATTCAACTTATGGTTCAAAAAAATCAAAAAAAAATGTGAATCTTTGTACTTGGGGTGTAACGCATAAAAAAAGAATTCAATTCGCAAGAGCAGTGTGTATAAATAGTCCAAAATATTCTGTTTTAAATTTTTTAATTATTCCTAATACTATTTATAACGTCCCATTTTTTGGAGTAGATTTTGTTTCTCTACCTAATATTTATTTATTAGTGTTAGATTTTCAGCCCTCATTAAAAATACAAAATCAATACAATAATCAGTTATTAGAAAAACTTATAAAACTCAAAAATCATTGTCATTCATCACTCCCATTAGCTGAAGAAATGTCTGTGGATGTAGCTAGATTTTTTTCTCCAGGAGCAATATGGTCAAAATTACCTAAAGAAGAAAGAAGTGATTTTTTAATTGCTAATCAGCTTTATACCTCATTTAAGGAATATCTTGATTTGTATTTGGAAATTCTTTTCGAAAGCAAAGAAGTCAATATTGATCTGCAAAAAGAATTAATAAACGGTCAAAATAATTATTTGAATTATAGAAGAGATAACGATCCAGCGAGGCCAATGTTGTCGAGTTTGTTTGGTAAAGAATTTACTGAATCTTTAATTAAAGAAGTTTTATTTACTACTTAA
- the purM gene encoding phosphoribosylformylglycinamidine cyclo-ligase: MDYKTSGVDIEAGREFVSEIKQAVEGTHTSNVIEGIGGFGGLFRIPIDSFKKPVLVSGTDGVGTKLELAQSKNFHFEVGIDLVAMCINDIITSGAKPLFFLDYIATGKLDKKQLLRVVQGISHGCGENNCSLLGGETAEMPGFYSKNKYDLAGFCVGIVDEDKLINGKKVSENDLIIALKSNGVHSNGFSLVRKIIQNNNQIEKEFEKVSHLSFYDELLKPTKIYNNVIGQILSEDIEIKAMSHITGGGIPENLPRCIPSDFIPYINTNSWEIPILFEFLKKIGSIPEKDFWNTFNLGVGFCLIIDKQFKDRIYNICKDHDIDSWEIGKIVRKDNATISKFLPEILT, translated from the coding sequence ATGGATTACAAAACATCAGGTGTCGATATAGAAGCTGGACGAGAATTTGTTTCCGAAATTAAACAGGCAGTTGAAGGAACTCATACATCTAATGTGATTGAGGGTATTGGCGGGTTCGGAGGCTTGTTTCGAATTCCTATCGATAGTTTTAAAAAACCAGTTCTTGTTTCGGGAACTGATGGTGTTGGAACAAAATTAGAATTAGCCCAAAGTAAAAACTTTCACTTTGAGGTTGGTATTGATTTAGTTGCTATGTGCATTAACGATATCATTACTAGTGGTGCAAAACCGTTATTTTTTCTGGATTATATTGCTACTGGTAAGCTTGATAAGAAACAATTGTTGAGGGTTGTTCAGGGAATTTCACATGGCTGCGGAGAAAATAACTGTTCATTACTCGGCGGAGAAACTGCTGAAATGCCAGGATTTTATTCAAAAAATAAGTATGATCTTGCAGGATTTTGTGTTGGAATAGTCGATGAGGATAAGCTTATTAATGGTAAAAAAGTATCTGAAAATGACTTAATAATTGCTTTAAAAAGTAATGGAGTTCATAGTAATGGCTTTAGTCTAGTAAGAAAAATTATCCAAAACAATAATCAAATAGAAAAGGAATTTGAAAAAGTTTCTCACTTAAGTTTTTATGATGAGTTATTGAAACCTACAAAAATTTACAATAATGTTATTGGTCAAATTTTATCTGAAGATATAGAAATTAAAGCCATGTCTCATATTACTGGTGGAGGAATTCCAGAGAATCTGCCAAGATGTATACCTTCTGATTTTATTCCCTATATCAATACCAATTCTTGGGAAATACCCATTTTATTTGAATTTCTTAAAAAGATAGGATCGATTCCTGAAAAAGATTTTTGGAATACTTTCAATCTTGGAGTGGGATTTTGTTTAATTATTGATAAACAATTTAAAGACAGAATATATAATATCTGTAAAGATCATGACATAGATAGTTGGGAGATTGGAAAGATAGTTCGTAAAGATAATGCAACAATCAGTAAATTTTTACCCGAAATTTTAACTTAA
- a CDS encoding heme oxygenase (biliverdin-producing) has product MAVALAGQLREGTKKSHTMAENTGFVACFLKGVVEKKSYRKLISDLYFVYEAMEEEIERLVNEEHPVIKPIGFKSLYRKETLVNDLKFYFGENWKNEINISHSAKEYVERIREVAKNSPELLVGHHYTRYIGDLSGGQILKRIAKKALNLQGNDGLNFYEFELIADEKKFKEEYSLTLNQLPINQKTADQIIDEANQAFTYNMKMFKELEGNLIAVLGKIVFNYITKKVRKGSTET; this is encoded by the coding sequence ATGGCAGTTGCTCTTGCAGGACAATTAAGAGAAGGGACAAAAAAATCCCACACTATGGCAGAAAATACTGGCTTTGTGGCTTGTTTTTTAAAAGGAGTTGTTGAAAAAAAATCTTATAGAAAATTAATTAGTGATTTATATTTTGTTTATGAAGCTATGGAAGAAGAAATTGAAAGACTGGTCAATGAGGAACATCCCGTAATAAAACCTATAGGTTTTAAATCGTTATACAGGAAAGAAACTCTTGTAAATGATCTTAAATTTTATTTTGGTGAAAACTGGAAGAATGAAATTAATATTTCGCACTCAGCAAAAGAATATGTTGAAAGAATCCGAGAGGTCGCAAAAAATTCGCCGGAGCTATTAGTTGGTCATCACTACACTCGCTATATAGGAGATTTATCTGGAGGGCAAATCTTGAAAAGGATCGCTAAAAAAGCATTAAATTTGCAGGGAAATGATGGTTTAAATTTTTATGAGTTTGAATTAATTGCTGATGAAAAGAAATTCAAGGAAGAATATTCCCTTACTTTGAATCAACTGCCAATAAATCAAAAGACTGCTGATCAAATTATTGATGAAGCTAATCAAGCTTTTACTTACAATATGAAAATGTTTAAGGAGCTTGAAGGTAACTTGATTGCTGTTTTAGGAAAGATTGTATTCAATTACATTACAAAAAAAGTCAGGAAAGGAAGTACCGAGACCTAA
- a CDS encoding 15,16-dihydrobiliverdin:ferredoxin oxidoreductase, which produces MFDSLVDFLKTNIDELNGHEVRISSEFKEHHNEDSKYIIKNWLFSSPEYRKWRITRLDGGKKLQVFNTVAYPNFDCEMPILGADILWFGTSQKLLAILDYQPLIQEGKYLEKYCSSLGIIKKKYSAFDNNKMKNIYDSKKYFSPWVIICRGNKLNLDRDLNNIFHSFVNNYLKIHKSNPVNQFLDTEKIKINQIKYDKYSFEKDPADKLFKSFFGEKWTKKFVNKFLFTLNNEIIY; this is translated from the coding sequence ATGTTTGATTCATTAGTTGATTTTCTTAAAACCAATATTGATGAATTAAATGGTCATGAAGTACGAATATCTAGCGAATTTAAAGAACATCATAATGAAGACTCAAAATATATTATTAAAAATTGGCTTTTTTCATCTCCCGAATATAGAAAGTGGCGAATAACAAGATTAGATGGTGGCAAAAAACTGCAAGTGTTTAATACGGTTGCATATCCTAATTTTGATTGTGAAATGCCTATTTTAGGAGCTGATATTTTATGGTTTGGAACTTCTCAAAAGTTATTAGCAATACTTGATTATCAACCTTTAATTCAAGAAGGCAAATATCTCGAAAAATATTGTTCAAGTTTAGGCATTATTAAAAAAAAATATTCTGCATTTGATAATAATAAAATGAAGAATATATATGATTCAAAAAAGTATTTTTCGCCATGGGTAATTATATGTAGAGGAAATAAATTAAATCTTGATAGAGATTTAAATAATATATTCCATTCATTTGTAAATAATTATTTGAAAATTCATAAATCTAATCCTGTTAATCAATTCTTAGATACAGAAAAAATAAAGATTAATCAAATTAAATATGATAAGTATAGTTTTGAAAAAGACCCTGCAGATAAATTGTTTAAATCTTTTTTTGGAGAAAAATGGACAAAAAAATTTGTCAATAAATTCCTTTTTACATTAAATAATGAGATTATTTATTGA